CCGACCGCGTCGATCATCGCGTCCGCCCGGCCGAGTTCGTCGGGACTGGGCGCCCAACGCATCGGGAGATCGATGGTCGCCGTGATACCCGTCAGCACCACCTCGCGCACCGTCAACGAATACTGCAGCCGGTGACGGGGATTGACGTGACCGATGGAGTGCCGCAGCCGGGCGAGGTCCACGCGCCCCATCTGCTCGCCGAGAATGCGCACGGTGCCTGAGCTCGGAAACATGACGGCCGCGCAGAATCCCAGCAGCGTGCTCTTGCCGGCACCGTTGGGGCCGAGCAACGCCCAATGCTCGCCGGCGTTCACGGTGAGCGAGATGCCGTCGATGATCTGCTTGCCGTCGCGACGGAACGTCACGTCGGCGAGTTCGAGAACCGGCGTCACGCGGACTGACGTTGGCGCAGCACCTCCAGCGCCTTGTCTGCGTGGGTGTCCATGTTGACCTCGCTGGCTATCACCTCGAGGACCGTGCGATCGGTGTCGATCACAAACGTTGTCCGCTTGACCGGCGACAGCTTGCCCAACAATCCGCGCTTCACCCCGAACTGTGCGGCGACGGCGCCGCCGGTGTCCGACAGCAGCGGATAGTCGAAGCTCTGCTTGTCAGCGAATTTCGCCTGCTTCTCGACGGCGTCGGTGCTGATGCCGACGCGGCTGGCGCCGACCGCGGCGAACTCCGAAGCCAGATCGCGGAAGTGACACGCCTCCTTGGTGCAACCCAGAGTCATCGCGGCGGGATAGAAGAACAGCGCGATCGGTCCGCCCGCGAGCAACTCCGTGAGGCTTCGCACAGTGCCTGTCTGGTCCGGCAATTCGAACTCTGCAACCTGGTCACCACGTTTCATGAGCGTCACGCTACGCCCACAGAAAATCGTTGGCGCGGGTTGCCGTGTCCGTGAGAGCGTGCCTCCGATGCTGGATGTCGACGAGTTCATGTCCCATGGCTACGCGAAGATCGAGCAGGCAGCCCTGCGTGGCGCCGCCGACGCGGCGCGCACCGCACTGTGGCAGCAGCTGGGATTGTCGCCCGACCATCCCGCCGGCTGGTCGGACCCGGTCCGCTGGGTGGCGGATCTGACGGGGCAGGGGCCGTTCGGTGAGCTGGTGCGCAGCCCCGCGCTGGCGCAAGCCCTGGACAGTGTCTGCGGTGTCGGAGGGTGGTTGCCGCGAGGCGCGTTGGGCAACATCCCCGTTCGGTTCCCCGTTGCAGCGCGCGACGACGACCGCGGCTGGCACATCGATGCCAATACGCCGCAACCCGACGGGTCGTGGGCAGTGACCGGCCGTCCGCACACGGTGCTGTTGCTCACCCTGCTTTCGGAGGTCGGTCCGGACGACGCACCCACTCGTATTCGGGCCGGATCGCACCGCGACGTGGCGCGAGTGCTGGGTCCGAATGCGGTGGACTTGGCCGAGATGGGTCGGCTGGTCGACGACGCGAGCGCTGAGCGATCGGTCGTGCACGCCACCGGCGGGCCCGGTGACATGTACCTCGTCCACCCGTTCACGGTGCATGCCGCCGACGAGCACCGCGGCCGCACGCCGCGGTTCATGGCGCAGGGGCCGGTCGTGCTGACCAGCCCGCTGACCCCTGCGTCGTCGTCGCCGCTGGCACGCGTCTGGGAGAATTGATGAGTGCAATCGACCGCCAACCTTGCCCTCACCACCTCACGCGAGGACTTCCGGGCGCTGGCCGCCGAGCATCGGGTGGTGCCGGTGACCCGCAAGGTGCTGGCCGACAGTGAGACTCCGCTGTCGGCGTACCGCAAGCTGGCCGCCAACCGGCCGGGGACGTTCTTGCTCGAGTCGGCCGAGAACGGCCGGTCGTGGTCGCGGTGGTCGTTCATCGGCGCCGGTGCGCCGTCGGCGCTGACGGTCCGTGACGGCGAGGCCGTCTGGCTGGGCACCACCCCGAAGGATGCACCCACCGGCGGTGAGCCGCTCGCGGCCCTGCGCGCGACGCTGGAGCTGCTGAAGACCGAACCGGTGACGGGCCTGCCTCCACTTTCGTCGGGTCTCGTGGGGTTCTTCGCCTACGACATGGTGCGGCGTCTGGAGAAGCTGCCGTCGCTTGCGGTGGACGATCTGGGACTGCCGGACATGTTGCTGCTGCTGGCCACCGACGTGGCCGCCGTCGACCACCATGAGGGCACGATCACGCTGATAGCCAACGCGGTGAACTGGAACGGCACCGACGAGCGGGTGGACTGGGCCTACGACGACGCGGTCGGCCGGCTCGATGTGATGACCGCGGCCCTCGGCGAGCCCCTCCCGTCGACCGTCGCGACGTTCAGCAGGCCCGAGCCGCTGCACCGTTCACAGCGCACCGTGGAGGAATACACGGCGATCGTCGAGAAACTCGTCGGCGACATCGAGGCGGGCGAGGCGTTCCAGGTGGTGCCGTCACAGCGGTTCGAGATGGATACCGACGCCGATCCGTTCGACGTGTACCGGATGCTGCGGGTGAGCAACCCGAGCCCGTACATGTATCTGCTCAATGTGCCCAACGATGAAGGTGGACTGGACTTTTCGATCGTCGGATCAAGCCCGGAAGCGCTGGTGACGGTCAAGGATGGCCGGGCGTCGACGCATCCGATCGCGGGCACACGGTGGCGCGGGCAGACCGAGGAAGAGGATCTGCTGCTCGAGAAGGAGTTGCTCCACGACGACAAGGAGCGCGCCGAGCACCTGATGCTGGTCGATCTGGGCCGCAACGACCTCGGTCGGGTCTGCCGGCCGGGGACCGTGCGGGTCGAGGACTACAGCCACATCGAGCGATACAGCCACGTCATGCACATCGTGTCGACGGTGCATGGCGAGCTGGCCGACGACAAGACCGCGTTGGACGCGGTGACGGCGTGCTTCCCGGCAGGCACGCTGTCCGGGGCGCCGAAGGTGCGCGCCATGGAGCTGATCGAGGAGGTCGAGAAGACCCGTCGCGGGCTATACGGCGGCGTGCTTGGCTATCTGGACTTCGCGGGCAACGCCGATTTCGCGATCGCGATTCGCACGGCGTTGATGCGCGCAGGCACGGCGTATGTGCAGGCCGGTGGTGGAGTTGTGGCCGACTCCAACGGGCCGTACGAGTACACGGAGGCGGCGAACAAGGCCCGCGCGGTGCTGAACGCCATCGCGGCAGCGGAAACGCTGACCGAACCGTGATTCGGATCGCGCAGCTCGGGCTGGTGCTGGCCGCGGCGGGGTTATGGGGGGCGTCGCGGATGACGTGGGTCGATGTGACGTCGTTCGACGGGCTGGGGCAGCCCAGGACGATCGCGCTGTCCGGTGGGTCGTGGTCGACGGCACTTGTGCCGCTGGCCGTTCTGCTGCTGGCCACCGCCGTCGCCGCGCTGGCGGTGCGAGGTTGGCCGTTGCGGGCGCTGGCTGTACTGGCGGCGATCGCCAGCGCCGGTATGGCGTATCTGGCGATCAGCCTGTGGCTGGTGCGTGATGTCGGCGTCAGGGCGTCTGCTCTGGCCGATGCGCCAGTCGCCGACCTGGTCGGGACTCAGCGGCACTACGGGGGTGCGCTGGTCACGGCGATGGCAGCGGTCGTCACACTCGTGTGTGCCGTGCTGCTGCTGCGCTCGGCGTCCAGGAACGTCTCGGGTGTGGCTCGCTACGCACGCCGTACGGCTGTTCCGGCGGACAAATCGGACGACGCGATGTCGGAGCGACAGCTGTGGGAAGCGCTCGACGAAGGCCGCGACCCGACCGACCCGGGCGAGGGGCGGTGACACCGGAGGGTGTGGCGACCCGTTACCCTTCGATAGAGATCTGTGGGCATCATCCGAGAGGAATCAACTCCCATGAGTTCGGCAACCGTGCTCGACACCATCATTGAGGGTGTTCGTGCTGATGTCGCAGCTCGCGAGGCTGTTCTACCGCTCGCAGACATCAAGGAAGCGGCGAAGGCCGCACCGTCTCCGCTGGACGTATTGGCGGCTCTGCGCGAACCCGGCATCGGCGTGATCGCGGAAGTGAAGCGCGCCAGCCCGTCACGCGGAGAGCTGGCGTCGATCTCGGATCCTGCGGCGCTCGCTCGCGCATACGAGGACGGCGGCGCACGC
The sequence above is drawn from the Mycobacterium gallinarum genome and encodes:
- a CDS encoding peroxiredoxin, which codes for MKRGDQVAEFELPDQTGTVRSLTELLAGGPIALFFYPAAMTLGCTKEACHFRDLASEFAAVGASRVGISTDAVEKQAKFADKQSFDYPLLSDTGGAVAAQFGVKRGLLGKLSPVKRTTFVIDTDRTVLEVIASEVNMDTHADKALEVLRQRQSA
- a CDS encoding TIGR02234 family membrane protein — its product is MIRIAQLGLVLAAAGLWGASRMTWVDVTSFDGLGQPRTIALSGGSWSTALVPLAVLLLATAVAALAVRGWPLRALAVLAAIASAGMAYLAISLWLVRDVGVRASALADAPVADLVGTQRHYGGALVTAMAAVVTLVCAVLLLRSASRNVSGVARYARRTAVPADKSDDAMSERQLWEALDEGRDPTDPGEGR
- a CDS encoding phytanoyl-CoA dioxygenase family protein, whose protein sequence is MLDVDEFMSHGYAKIEQAALRGAADAARTALWQQLGLSPDHPAGWSDPVRWVADLTGQGPFGELVRSPALAQALDSVCGVGGWLPRGALGNIPVRFPVAARDDDRGWHIDANTPQPDGSWAVTGRPHTVLLLTLLSEVGPDDAPTRIRAGSHRDVARVLGPNAVDLAEMGRLVDDASAERSVVHATGGPGDMYLVHPFTVHAADEHRGRTPRFMAQGPVVLTSPLTPASSSPLARVWEN
- a CDS encoding anthranilate synthase component I — translated: MQSTANLALTTSREDFRALAAEHRVVPVTRKVLADSETPLSAYRKLAANRPGTFLLESAENGRSWSRWSFIGAGAPSALTVRDGEAVWLGTTPKDAPTGGEPLAALRATLELLKTEPVTGLPPLSSGLVGFFAYDMVRRLEKLPSLAVDDLGLPDMLLLLATDVAAVDHHEGTITLIANAVNWNGTDERVDWAYDDAVGRLDVMTAALGEPLPSTVATFSRPEPLHRSQRTVEEYTAIVEKLVGDIEAGEAFQVVPSQRFEMDTDADPFDVYRMLRVSNPSPYMYLLNVPNDEGGLDFSIVGSSPEALVTVKDGRASTHPIAGTRWRGQTEEEDLLLEKELLHDDKERAEHLMLVDLGRNDLGRVCRPGTVRVEDYSHIERYSHVMHIVSTVHGELADDKTALDAVTACFPAGTLSGAPKVRAMELIEEVEKTRRGLYGGVLGYLDFAGNADFAIAIRTALMRAGTAYVQAGGGVVADSNGPYEYTEAANKARAVLNAIAAAETLTEP